From the genome of Thermodesulfatator atlanticus DSM 21156:
ACGATCGCTGGCACGTTAACCTGACGCGCCAACAATATGTGCTCACGGGTCTGCGGCATCGGACCATCAGTGGCTGCTACCACCAAAATCGCTCCGTCCATCTGCGCCGCTCCCGTGATCATGTTCTTGATGTAGTCCGCGTGCCCAGGACAATCCACGTGGGCATAGTGGCGCTTCTCGGTCTCATACTCAACGTGCGCCAGCTGAATGGTAATACCGCGCTGCTTCTCTTCTGGGGCGCGGTCGATATTGTCAAATGGAATCCATTCTGCCCAACCCTTGGTGGACAAAACCCTTGTGATCGCACTGGTCAGCGTGGTCTTCCCGTGGTCAATGTGACCTATCGTCCCAATGTTTAAGTGCGGTTTACGCCTCTCAAACTTCTGCTTGCTCATCTCCTTCGCCTCCTCTACACAGGGATAATATTAAATGGAGCCCACGACCGGATTCGAACCGGTGACCTCTTCCTTACCAAGGAAGTGCTCTACCTCCTGAGCTACGTGGGCTCTAAATATCAAAAATGGAGCGGGAAACGGGACTCGAACCCGCAACCCTCAGCTTGGAAGGCTGATGCTCTACCAATTGAGCTATTCCCGCTCCCAAGCGTTCACAAAAATGGTGGAGAGGGGAGGATTCGAACCTCCGAAGGCTACGCCATCGGGTTTACAGCCCGACCCCTTTGGCCGCTCGGGAACCTCTCCACAAAAACGGCAGGCCAAGTTTCCTCGACCTGCCGTGTGCAAAATATAACAATACTTGTATAACTGTCAAGAACTAGGCTTCTTTCTTTTCTTCAGCAGCAGCTTCCTCAGAGGAAGACTCTTCCTGTGTCTCCTCCGCCTGCTCTACTTGTTCGGCAACACTAGAAGCCTGGGCTTCCGCCATTTTTTGACGGACACTTGCCATGTAATGGTCGTGAACCATCACCGTGGTGCGGTAAACCAGGTGAGCAAATTTGGAATAGGGAATTCCTAAGAAAAGGACAAAAATACAAGCCAAGTGGGCCACATACATGGGATAAGCAATAGTCAAATTAAATAAACGCAGATATTGAGCTGCCAAACCTGTAAGGCCTACAAAAAGTACCAAGTAAAGGAAAAACCAATCACTATAGGAACTCCGCATTATCCCTTGGGCTTCTTTGGCCTTACGGTTCTGGATGAGGAGAATAGAACCATAAACCAAAATAAAACCACCAAGGTTACCGAGAATTTTAATGGGATTCCACAAAGGCCAGGGGGTATGAAATATTTCGTTACCAGTTATGGTGCCTACGATATCAGCAAAGAAGAAAACAACCATGGTAACAAAAAAGAGAATGATGAATGCCCAGAGCACTAACCTGTGAGCACTATAACGTGGAAGATTTGCCACACATTTTTTAAACCTTTCGTGAGAAAGGATCTCCCCCAACACCGGGATAATATGATTTTTAATAAGCTCAATGGTGGTTGGCTTGTACGCGATGGGAACCTTATTACTAGCTTCGAGTTGATTCCACAATCTTGAAGCTCCGCGAATTGCTACTAAAGCCGCAAAACCTGCCACCGGGAGAAAAATGGCGTCAACCGCTAGTACCGGCAGAAAGCCATGAAATAATCCGTGGGAAAAACGAACTGGCTTTTCAAGCTCCGGAAGACCCTGGTGAACCACTAGCAAAACCGCCAAAATAGCAAACAACGCGAAACCAAAAAGAACAAGAGCTCCGGCAAGACTATTATACAACGACCAAATGAACTTGGGTTCCGAAAGTTCACGAATCGCCATTGCACGAATAGCAGCAAGGACATCCCCAGGACGGGCTCCACGAGGACAATACGCGGTACAATCACTACACTGGTGACAAAGCCAGATAGCCGGATCTCCTGCCACGCGGTCTGCCATACCCCACTGAGCAAGAATCATTTGCTTACGGGGAAAAGGAACTTCATCAGTGGAGAGCGGACAAACCACCGCACAGGTGGCACACTGGTAACACCGTTTTACCGTGTCACCACCGGACGCAATTACTCCTTCAACAAATTTTAAATCCGGTTCGACATAATTGGACATATCTTTTACCTCCTTACCAACCTTTAAAGGGGCTTTCGCCAACGGCTTCAAGTGCTTCTTGAAATTCAGCTAACATCTGCGGCAGTTTATCATAATCGTCAATAGCGACAACCTTAATCACCACTCGTTCAGACTCTAAAGCTAACTGTTGCAATGTTTCCGCAACGTTTTCCATACGACGATTAGCAAGTTCACTTCCTTTAACGAAGTGACACTGATAGTTCTCCCCATACTTACAACCAAGCATCAAAACTCCGTCCCAGCCTCCGCTCATAGCGTCACGGATCCAAGCAACGTTAACTGCCCCTAAGCATCGAACCGGAATAAATCTGATGGACATGGGAATGTTCTTCCGGTGATAAGCAGCCATATCCAAAGCAGGTAGGGCATCGTTTTCACATATAAAGCAAATAACACGGTATTGACCATAATCTGGCTCAGGCATTTCACAAGCCTTAAGCATAGAGCTTCCCATGTCGATGTTGTAGTCCTTGAAGTTGATAACACGTTCCGGACAGGCACCAAAGCAAGTACCACAGCGGCGGCAACGCGTGGGATTGGGCATAGGAGTACCTTCTGGATCATCATCTAGCGCACCAAATGGACACTCTTCGGTACAACGTTTACACTGCGTACAACGCTTGAAGTTGAACTCAGGATAGGCATAATCCCAAGTACGCGGATGTACTGCATGGCCGAGCTCTACGGCTTTAAGACACTGGATGGCTTTTAGTGCAGCGCCAGCAGCGTCTTCCATTGCCTGAGCAGTGGTCATGGGCTGGTGTACACAGCCAGCAGCATATATTCCTGTACGCCTTGTTTCATAGGGAAAACAAATATAGTTTGAGTCCGCATAACCGTAGAATAATTCAAGTTCTGGAAATCCTGGCCCCTGTCGATACTCAAGAGGAATTATGGGATCATCAGCCGTGGTGGGAACCATTCCTGTTGCCAAAACTACTAAGTCAACAGGAATAGCCATATCCTCGCCCAAAAGCGTTTCCCCTACTTCTACTACCAGGCGTCCGTCATCAGCCTGACTCAAGCCCTTGAATTCTGCTTTGGTTAAAAACACACCTGGATCATCCTGAAGGGCAAGATAAAAATTCTCGTAAATACCAGTGGTCCGCATGTCTTTGTAAAAGATATAGGCCTTTGCCTCGCTATCCATCTCGCGCAAAAGCTTAGCCTGCTTGAGAGATGCCAAACAACAAACGCCAGAACAGTAAGGAAGATGATTCTCATCGCGCTGGCCAGCACACTGGATAAAAGCAACACTCTTTATCGGGGAACCATCAGAGGGGCGCTTGAGCTCCCCTTTGGCAAGCATTTCTTCAAACTGGACGTTAGTAACTACATCGGGATATTTTCCATAACCGTAAGGTTCTTCAAGCTTTGAAGCGTCGTATGGTTTCCAACCGGTTGCCACTACTATCGCGCCAATGCGAACAGTCTCTTCCCCGCCCCCAGTCTTGTAGGTAACATTAAAGGCTCCAGGCGCTCCTGCAATCTTTTCTACCGTTGCTCCGGTAACAACTTTAATTTTGTCGTTAGCCTGGACATCTTCGATAAGCTTTTTAACTACCGGATCAACCAGGTTTTTATAAGGATGGCCAGGCTCAAGCTGTTTTTTCATCTTGGCCACAAAGCCACCAAGTTCACTTTCTTTCTCAACTAGTATTGCTTCATATCCTGCCTTGGCTACTTCCAAAGCAGCGGTAAGCCCGGCAACACCGGCACCCATAACCAAAATGGTTTTACTAATTTCTTCCTCTGGCTTATAGGGCTCTGGAGGCGCTATCTTCTGGGCCTTAACTACCCCCATCCTGACATAGTCTTTGGCCAAGGCCATAAGCTCGTCTTTAAAAGAAACACCCTCGACAAACTCGATCTGGCTTTCGTCTTCTGGCATTTCTTGGCCTTCTTCAAGTTTGGGCCAGCGGCTCCAAACCACTTCTTCACGAAGGCTTACGCGCACCACAGGCAAGTTGCCGAAATCAAAAACATCGTAGTTAACTCTCTGTGAACAGGCGCAAATAACAACACTATCAAGCTCATTTTCCTTGATAGCTGACTTTATGGCTTCAACCCCTTCCTTGCCACACAAAAAGGGCATTGAAGCACAATAAGCACAACCCTGCTCATTGGCAGCGGCTTCAAGGTCAGCAACATCTAAACGATCGCCAATATTACAGGAGGTGCAAATAAATACTCCTATTTTTTCCATGGATATTTACCCCCTTACCAAAGTTTGGATAGCTTTTAAGGCCGCAGCAGTGGCCGTTTCATTCGAAGACATAACGTCAAGTGGAATCCTAGCACAACCGCAGGCGTACATACCCTTGGCCTCGCTAGGTATCACAAAGCCGTTTTCATCAACATCTAAAATCTGAGGAATCTCCTCTCCTGCAAGGCTTGGCTGCATTCCTGTGGCAAGAACTACCATATTTACCCGCTGCTGAACTTTCTTCCCGGATAAAGTGTCTTCGGCAATGACGATTAGATCGCCATTATCAGCCTGCTGGATATCAGCAACCTTACCCTTGATGAATTCGATATTAGCCTCCTCCTTGGCACGATTTAAAAACTTCTCATATCGGCCAGGAGTACGAATATCAATATAAAAGATGTAGGCCTTCCCTTCTGGATTTTGCTCTGCAAAATAGATGCTATGTTTAAGAGAAGCCAAGCAGCAAATGTACGAACAATAAGGCAGGTGGTTCTCATCCCTTGAACCAGCACACTGAACAAAGGCAATCGTCTGAGGCACCGTTTGATCAGAAGGCCTTAAGATTTTGCCTCCGGTCGGACCATTTGGAGCTGCCAGACGCTCCATCTGCATATTGGTTATCACGTTTTCAAAACCTGGCTGGCCATATTTCAAATTATCAAGCTTAGTGGCGTCATAAGGCTTCCATCCGGTAGCCCAGATGATCGCCCCTACTTCTAAGGTGATGGTCTGAGGCTGCATATCGGAATCGATAGCATTGTATTTGCAGGCCTCTTTGATGCGTTCAAGATCTCCCTCAGCCAAGGCGCTCTTATCAAGCACATATCTTGCCGGAAAAGCATGTTCATGTGTCAAATAGATTGCTTTGGTTTTTCTCAACCCAAAATTGAAAGTATCTTCCCGCTCCCCTTGGCAAACTTTCTCACACTCCCCACAGCAAGTGCAATTTTCGTTCACATACCTGGGCGCAATTTCTACCGTGACTTTATAATTTCCAGGGCCACCTTCGATATTTTTGACCGTGGCCATGGTATAAAACTTGATACGCGGATTCTCTTTAATACGACGATAGTTTATCTCAAGGCCACAGGCTGGAGGGCAAAGCTTTGGAAAGTAATAACGTAGCTGGTTAACCCTTCCCCCAAGAAATGGTTCTTTTTCTATCAAAATCACGTCATATTCCATTTCTGCTGCTTCTACCGCAGCAGTAACCCCACTAATACCCCCGCCTACTACGAGGATTTTACCTTCTCCCATAACCGCCTCCTGTAATGGAATTTCCTCTGCTCAGAACTCAAACCCCTAAGAGGGTTTCAGCTCTAAACAGAGTTAAAAAAAACTCCAGGCACCGCAAGAAGCGGCACCTGGAGTTTTTGCTCAATCAGGATTCATCACTAGGGTCCCAGAGGATCAGGGATGATCTGGACATAGGGGAACTTCTCCATTTCCCATTCGCCGCTTTCAGGGTTGTAGCGGGAAAGGGTGAAGCAGCGCCATTCAGCTTCATTGAGCTCGGGGAAGTCAGCACGGTAGTAGTAACCAGGATAACGGGTTTCCTCTCTGAAGAGCACGTGACGGAGGTGAAGCTCAGCAGTCCATACACGGTGAATGTTTTCCCAGGCCCTCATGAGCTCGTGGAGGTCACGAGCAGCAGCGAGCTGCATATCTTCTTTGAGCATGTTGAGAAGTTCGAGACCACGCTCAAGCATGACCTTGTTGGTCTGATAGTAGGTAGCGATACCAGCAACATACTCGTCCATAAGCTTCATAAGACGAGTCTGGATCTGCTTAGGCAACAAGTAATTGGGGTTGACTTCATAAGCGGTAGTAGCTTCCTTGTATTGTTCAAAACGATACCAAGGAGCATAGATCTCTTTCTTAAGAGCCTCGGGATCTTCTTTAGGAGTAGGAGTATAGTCTTTGTTGTCAAGGCAGAACTTAACCATGGCCTTGGCAGCAATACGACCTTCCACGTGAGCACCAGAGGAGAACTTGTGACCGCAAGCACCAACAGTGTCACCAGCACAGAACATTCCTTTAACCGTGGTCATACGGTTATAAAGGCCGATTTCCTTCCAAGGCTCTTTGTACTGATCAGGTACCCAGTCTTCATCCGGACCGCAGCACCAGGCACCAGCACAACCGGCGTGAGAACCAAGGAAGTAAGGCTCAGTAGGCATAATTTCAGAAGGAACTTTTTCAGGCTCGATGTTCAAGCAAGCCCAAAGACCAGCCTGGGTTACGCACATGTCAAGGAAGTCTTCCCAGGCTTCGGCTTCAAGCTTCTTGAACTCTTTTTTATCCATGTTTTTCATGGCTTCCTGAAGGGCCCACTCGGTGTGGATGTAAATAGGACCACGGCCCTCTTTCATCTCGATGAGCATAGCGTGGTTACGGAGACAGGTGCCGATAACGGAAGCTTCACTGTAAGGCTTAAACTTCTCAAGTTCGCCCTTATGCTTGGCAATGTAGTCTTCGCCAAAGGCGTTGCTAGCGCGAGCCTTGAAGAGCAAGAACCAAGCACCAACCGGACCATAACCGTCTTTAAAACGAGCAGGTACGAAGCGGTTTTCCATGAGCACGAGCTTGGCACCGCTCATAGCACACATGGCGTAACCAGAACCAGGGTTCCAGACAGGATACCAGGCACGACCCTGACCTTCACCAACAGAACGAGGACGGAAAATGTTAACCGCACCGCCAGTGGCAATCAAGGTAGCCTTAGCTTTAATGATGAAAAGCTTGTTCTCACGAACAGAGAAACCTACACCACCACAGCAGCGGTTAGGTTCATTGGCATCCATCAAAGGACGAACGATAAATACACGTTCAAGGATCTCACCATTTTCACCGAGCTGTTCCATGGCGTTCTTGGCAGCCTCAGCAACGATGCACTTATAGGATTCACCGTTGATCATGATCTGCCAGCGACCAGAACGAACAGGCTTGGCACCAGACTTAAGGGTCATTCCCTTGGCCTTGGCCTCAGCACCATCAAGCACTTTGCCATCATCAGTGCGTTTCCAGATAGGAAGACCCCATTCTTCGAAAGCCATAACAGTGTCATCAACGTGGCGACCTACGTCAAAGGAGAGGTCTTCACGGATGATACCCATAAGGTCACAGCGGACCATGCGGACATAGTCATCGGGCTTATTCTCACCAATGTAGGTGTTAATAGCAGAAAGCCCCATGGCTACCGCGCCAGAACGCTCAAGAGCGGCTTTATCTACCAAGGTGACTTTAAGACCAGCAGGCTTGGCCCAGCGTACCGCTTCAACCGCGGCGCCGCAGCAAGCCATACCGCCACCAACCAAAAGAATGTCGGTTTCCTTTTCTACGATCTCAGGCTCAGCACAAGGAAGCCCAGGATTGTATGACCAAATCTTTCCCATAGTACCCTCCTTTTTATCTAAAAATTTTTGATTTCGATTTCATCAATCAATTACTTCCATGCTACGGCTTCAGGAACCGCAGGAGTTACATTGTCAGCAACCTGAGTAAATAAACGATTGTCACCAACTGCAGAAAGATCAGGATCTGGCTTACCAAGAGCAGGATCGGCTTCACCTTCGGGTGTAGTACGGATAGGGAACTTAAAGCGCTTTACTACGCCGTTACGGAACTTAATGGTCCACATAATGTCAGTGGTTCCACGCATGGGCTGACAGGTTCCACCAAGGGGAGCAAAGTCAGCATAGTGACGGACCATAATAGCGCCTTGAGGGCAAATCTTAACACAAGAATAGCACTCCCAGCACTGATCTGGTTCCTGGTTGTAAGCTTTCATGGCCTCGGTATCGAGAATCATCAAGTCGTTCGGACAGATGTACATGCAAGCCGTTTTTTCACCGCCCTTACATCCGTCACACTTCTCAGGGTTTACATAGCTCGGCATACTCCTACCTCCTTATTTTGTTTTTATACAACCCTAACGATAGGGAAAACCCGCTCTATGAAACATTAAGGCTTTTTGAATTTTACTAAATGAACGTTCACTCATTTTGTCGAAAAATCTTATACGTTGGCAACATTTTGGTGTCAAGGCAAATTTAAGCAATTAACTGAGATAAAATCGGTTTAATCCCCATTAAAAACCTTTTTTTTCTCGTTTTTTGAAAAAATTTATTCTTTGTCTCCCTTTTTTTAGTTAAGAAGAAAGCTAGTTTTTTCATGAACAATGTGTGACAATTGAAGAAATTTTTAAGGGCTCAGAAAATGATCGGATTAATACTTGCCGGAGGAAGGGCTGTTCGTTTTGGGGGAGGGAAATGCAAGGCTTCCCTTGCTGGCAAACCTTTAATAAATTGGGTTTTTAACTCTTTAAAAGAAATTTGTGATGAAGTCTGGCTTTCTATAAGAGAAGAACAAAAAAAAGATTTTGACATCCAAGTTCAACAAATCACATATGATGAAACACCAGGGGCGGGCCCTGCTCAGGCTTTATTAGGTGCCTTAAGAAGGCTGCCCTCTCAACAAAAGTTTTTACTTGCTACGAGCTGTGACCAACCTCTTATTCAAGAAAAACTTCTTAAAGAGCTGATTTCATTCGCTTCCCCTCACTACAAGGCTGTCCTTTTTAAGGATGAAACAGGCCGCCTACTTCCCTTTCCAGGCATTTACCATAAAGATCTTAGCCGAGAAAAAACAATTAAATCTTTTAAGGAAATAGTTGCCAAGGAGAATTGCCTGGTGATACCACCTGACATTTGGCGTAAATGGGATGCCCAAGGCCTCAGCTTTTATAACGTTAATTACCGTGACGACTTACTGGGTCTTGAAAAGCATTTATTACACATCAAATAACAGCGCCCTTTGTAAAATACCCACCCAGGATCCGTTCCCATTTTTCGGAGAAAAAAAATGAAGAATCTGTAAATTGATTACCGGATCCTACGCTGCCACTTCGCTCTTTTCAGGGCTTCGGCTCAGGGCGACAATGTTCTGACTGCTTAGAAAAACAGTAGGAACCAGCCCCTATCATGCCACTTCTTGCCCTCTAGCGATGAAAAGAACCAAACAAAAAGCGGCGGAAAATCCACCGCTTTTTAGTCAAGCCTTTAAAGTTTCGCGAAATCTTAATGGTGTTCTTTCAAGTACTTCCTGCCAGAAAAAATACTCGAGATAATACCCTCATCACCAAAAATATCGTTCCAGACCACCAAATAAATATGGACCATGGCAAAAACAGCAAAAATCCAGAAGAGGAAGTAATGCCAGAGCCTTGCTACCTGCTGATTTCCAAAAATCGCAGTCCCTATCGCATAAATAGTATTGTTTTCGGGATATAACAGGTAAAGCCCTGTAAGAATCATGATGAGCCCGAGAAAAGTCATCCCCATGTAAGCGGTCCCGGCCAGGGGGTTATGCCCACCGTGTCCCACGTGCTCATCGGTCAGGTAAAGATAATGTTTGATGGTGATAAAGAGCCCTCTTATGTTCCGAGGGGTTACAGGGATGAAATCCGTAAAGCGTTCAAAGCGGTTACCAAAAATAAAAAGATACATCCGCACCAATACCGCCGCGATAAAAATGTATCCTGCGGCAAAGTGAATAAATCTGACCTTTGCCATAATAAAACTGGTAGGAATTCCTTCCCATACTCCCAAGGCAAAAGGATCTCTAATATACCACCCGGTTACACAAAGAGTGGCAATAGATAAGGCAAAGGCCCAGTGATAAAGCCTCATTAAAACGCTCCAAACTTTTACGCGCTTATAACCACCCATTTTGGCCTCCTTCTAAAACTCATAGGGGGCAAAAGCCCCCTTCTTTTTTATAAAGCCTTTACTTTTATAAGCTCCTTGCGCTCGGGATTAAGCACGTGCACCGCACAGGCAATACACGGGTCAAAGGAATGAATAGTACGCAGAGCCTCAAGTGGTCTTTCAGGATCAGCAACTGGATTACCAACCAAAGAAGCCTCATAGGGACCCATTTGACCTTTATCGTCACGCGGACTCATGTTCCAGGTGGAAGGAACCACGCACTGATAATTCTCAATACGACCATCTCGAATTACACACCAGTGAGAAAGGGTCCCGCGCGGAGCTTCATGGAAGCCTACACCTTTGATAACGCCCTTAGGAAATTCTGGTTTGTTATAAATTTCAAGGTCGCCCTGTTTGATGTTTTGTACCAATAGACCAAGATGCTTAGGCCCAAGCTCAGCAAGCATAGAGGCCCTAATAGCCCGTGCTAAGTGACGGCCAGGAGTGGAATGAAGAGCATCAAGCGGTACAGGAGCACCTACTACCGCAGAAAGGGTCTTTACAGCTTTGTCAACCCACTTTTTGGTGAGCTCATGATCTAGGGCATACCCCACCAATACCTGGGCAAGAGGACCTACCTGCATCACCTCTCCCTTGAAGCGTGGTGCCTTTGACCAGGAATATTTGCCATCTGGCTGGAAGTCTGTGTAATAAGGTTCAGTTTCTTCTTCCCAGGGGTGTTTGGTCCAATTGCCTTTATACCAAGAGTGTGCAATGCATTCGGCTACATTTTCGCGGAAGTAAGGATCTTTAAAGCTCTTGATAGGTGTTACGGAAGAGAGATCGCCGTTAAATATTGTTCCACCGGGGAGATCAAACACTTCTCCTTTGGTGTCAAGAGGAAGATCAGGAACCGCTAAGTAGTTTTTAACTCCAGCACCATACTTGAGCCACTCTTTGTAAAAAGCACCAACTGCAATAACATCAACCAGATAAACTTCGTGAACGAATTTCTTCACTTCTTCAAAGAGCTTTTGGGCAAAAAGAATGCGTTCCATATTGAGGGTGGCTTCGTTATCAGGATTAACCGCAAGGGCCACACCTCCTACCACCACACTCTGAATATGAGGGGTCTTACCACCAAAGATAGCGACTATCTGGTTGGCCTTATATTGATATTCAAGGGCCTCAAGATAGTGAGAAACTGCCAGGAGGTTTACCTCTGGGGGAAGCTTCATCGCAGGGTGGCCCCAGTAACCGTTTTCAAAGGGACCAAGCTGTCCACTGGCCACAAAGGCCTTAAGCTTTTCCTGGACCTCACGCATGCGGTTGACGTTGTTTCCTGGCCAGGGAGATAAACTTTGGCCAATTTCTGCTGCCTTTTTGGGATCAGCTTGCAGCGCAGAAACCACGTCAACCCAGTCAAGCGCAGACAGGTGATAAAAATGAACAATGTGGTCGTGAAGAGCGTGAGCACAAATAATTATGTTTCTGATATATTGAGCATTTAAAGGAATTTCTAGGTTCAAAGCATCTTCAACGGATCTCACCGAAGCCAGGGCGTGAACCGTAGTACAAACTCCACAGATACGCTGGGCAAAAGCCCAGGCATCTTCTGGTTTTTTACCCTTAAGAATAATTTCGATACCGCGCCACATTTGGCCTGAGGACCAGGCATTGGTTATCTGGCCTCCATCAACTTCGATATCTATACGTAAATGCCCTTCGATACGGGTTACGGGATCTATAGTAACTTTGTGGGCCATGGTTTATTCCTCCTCTTTTTCTTTAGTTACTACTTTTTTAACTACACCGGCAGCGGCATGAACTGCCACACCGGCTGCCGCAGCACCAAGGGCAAATTTGCCGATACGCTCAGCCTGCGCAACAATTCCCATACCAGAAGGCACTTCCGTACCAGGGACATGTTCGTAGAAGGGGATCATGGTATCCCAAAAATCTGGTTCAGTACAACCTATGCAACCATGACCTGCAGAAACCGGCCACACCCCGGCATCACAAAAACGAATAACAGGACAATTTGAATAGGTGACAGGACCTTTACAGCCCACCTTGTAAAGGCAGTAGCCTTTCTTGTGCCCTTCATCACCAAACTCTTCCACAAAACGACCTTCGTCAAAATGTGGCCTTCTTTCGCAGTGATCGTGAATTTTACGACCATAGGCAAATTTGGGCCGCCTGAGATGATCAAGTTCTGGAAATTTACCAAAGGTAAGAATGTAAGCGATGGTGGCTAACAAGTTATAGCCATTTGGTGGACAACCAGGAATGTTGATAATGGGTTTTTCTTTGATGACGTCAGATACTCCTACGACCCCTGTGGGATTGGGAGCCGCCGCTGCCACCCCTCCAAAGGCAGCGCACGCCCCGTAAGCAATAATCATGGAGGCATGCTCACCTACTTCTTTTAAAATCTCCGGGGTGGTCTTTCCGGCAATTTTGCAGTA
Proteins encoded in this window:
- a CDS encoding CoB--CoM heterodisulfide reductase iron-sulfur subunit A family protein gives rise to the protein MGEGKILVVGGGISGVTAAVEAAEMEYDVILIEKEPFLGGRVNQLRYYFPKLCPPACGLEINYRRIKENPRIKFYTMATVKNIEGGPGNYKVTVEIAPRYVNENCTCCGECEKVCQGEREDTFNFGLRKTKAIYLTHEHAFPARYVLDKSALAEGDLERIKEACKYNAIDSDMQPQTITLEVGAIIWATGWKPYDATKLDNLKYGQPGFENVITNMQMERLAAPNGPTGGKILRPSDQTVPQTIAFVQCAGSRDENHLPYCSYICCLASLKHSIYFAEQNPEGKAYIFYIDIRTPGRYEKFLNRAKEEANIEFIKGKVADIQQADNGDLIVIAEDTLSGKKVQQRVNMVVLATGMQPSLAGEEIPQILDVDENGFVIPSEAKGMYACGCARIPLDVMSSNETATAAALKAIQTLVRG
- the cybH gene encoding Ni/Fe-hydrogenase, b-type cytochrome subunit produces the protein MGGYKRVKVWSVLMRLYHWAFALSIATLCVTGWYIRDPFALGVWEGIPTSFIMAKVRFIHFAAGYIFIAAVLVRMYLFIFGNRFERFTDFIPVTPRNIRGLFITIKHYLYLTDEHVGHGGHNPLAGTAYMGMTFLGLIMILTGLYLLYPENNTIYAIGTAIFGNQQVARLWHYFLFWIFAVFAMVHIYLVVWNDIFGDEGIISSIFSGRKYLKEHH
- a CDS encoding molybdenum cofactor guanylyltransferase; this translates as MIGLILAGGRAVRFGGGKCKASLAGKPLINWVFNSLKEICDEVWLSIREEQKKDFDIQVQQITYDETPGAGPAQALLGALRRLPSQQKFLLATSCDQPLIQEKLLKELISFASPHYKAVLFKDETGRLLPFPGIYHKDLSREKTIKSFKEIVAKENCLVIPPDIWRKWDAQGLSFYNVNYRDDLLGLEKHLLHIK
- the qmoC gene encoding quinone-interacting membrane-bound oxidoreductase complex subunit QmoC; this encodes MSNYVEPDLKFVEGVIASGGDTVKRCYQCATCAVVCPLSTDEVPFPRKQMILAQWGMADRVAGDPAIWLCHQCSDCTAYCPRGARPGDVLAAIRAMAIRELSEPKFIWSLYNSLAGALVLFGFALFAILAVLLVVHQGLPELEKPVRFSHGLFHGFLPVLAVDAIFLPVAGFAALVAIRGASRLWNQLEASNKVPIAYKPTTIELIKNHIIPVLGEILSHERFKKCVANLPRYSAHRLVLWAFIILFFVTMVVFFFADIVGTITGNEIFHTPWPLWNPIKILGNLGGFILVYGSILLIQNRKAKEAQGIMRSSYSDWFFLYLVLFVGLTGLAAQYLRLFNLTIAYPMYVAHLACIFVLFLGIPYSKFAHLVYRTTVMVHDHYMASVRQKMAEAQASSVAEQVEQAEETQEESSSEEAAAEEKKEA
- the aprA gene encoding adenylyl-sulfate reductase subunit alpha encodes the protein MGKIWSYNPGLPCAEPEIVEKETDILLVGGGMACCGAAVEAVRWAKPAGLKVTLVDKAALERSGAVAMGLSAINTYIGENKPDDYVRMVRCDLMGIIREDLSFDVGRHVDDTVMAFEEWGLPIWKRTDDGKVLDGAEAKAKGMTLKSGAKPVRSGRWQIMINGESYKCIVAEAAKNAMEQLGENGEILERVFIVRPLMDANEPNRCCGGVGFSVRENKLFIIKAKATLIATGGAVNIFRPRSVGEGQGRAWYPVWNPGSGYAMCAMSGAKLVLMENRFVPARFKDGYGPVGAWFLLFKARASNAFGEDYIAKHKGELEKFKPYSEASVIGTCLRNHAMLIEMKEGRGPIYIHTEWALQEAMKNMDKKEFKKLEAEAWEDFLDMCVTQAGLWACLNIEPEKVPSEIMPTEPYFLGSHAGCAGAWCCGPDEDWVPDQYKEPWKEIGLYNRMTTVKGMFCAGDTVGACGHKFSSGAHVEGRIAAKAMVKFCLDNKDYTPTPKEDPEALKKEIYAPWYRFEQYKEATTAYEVNPNYLLPKQIQTRLMKLMDEYVAGIATYYQTNKVMLERGLELLNMLKEDMQLAAARDLHELMRAWENIHRVWTAELHLRHVLFREETRYPGYYYRADFPELNEAEWRCFTLSRYNPESGEWEMEKFPYVQIIPDPLGP
- a CDS encoding hydrogenase iron-sulfur subunit, whose protein sequence is MEKIGVFICTSCNIGDRLDVADLEAAANEQGCAYCASMPFLCGKEGVEAIKSAIKENELDSVVICACSQRVNYDVFDFGNLPVVRVSLREEVVWSRWPKLEEGQEMPEDESQIEFVEGVSFKDELMALAKDYVRMGVVKAQKIAPPEPYKPEEEISKTILVMGAGVAGLTAALEVAKAGYEAILVEKESELGGFVAKMKKQLEPGHPYKNLVDPVVKKLIEDVQANDKIKVVTGATVEKIAGAPGAFNVTYKTGGGEETVRIGAIVVATGWKPYDASKLEEPYGYGKYPDVVTNVQFEEMLAKGELKRPSDGSPIKSVAFIQCAGQRDENHLPYCSGVCCLASLKQAKLLREMDSEAKAYIFYKDMRTTGIYENFYLALQDDPGVFLTKAEFKGLSQADDGRLVVEVGETLLGEDMAIPVDLVVLATGMVPTTADDPIIPLEYRQGPGFPELELFYGYADSNYICFPYETRRTGIYAAGCVHQPMTTAQAMEDAAGAALKAIQCLKAVELGHAVHPRTWDYAYPEFNFKRCTQCKRCTEECPFGALDDDPEGTPMPNPTRCRRCGTCFGACPERVINFKDYNIDMGSSMLKACEMPEPDYGQYRVICFICENDALPALDMAAYHRKNIPMSIRFIPVRCLGAVNVAWIRDAMSGGWDGVLMLGCKYGENYQCHFVKGSELANRRMENVAETLQQLALESERVVIKVVAIDDYDKLPQMLAEFQEALEAVGESPFKGW
- the aprB gene encoding adenylyl-sulfate reductase subunit beta gives rise to the protein MPSYVNPEKCDGCKGGEKTACMYICPNDLMILDTEAMKAYNQEPDQCWECYSCVKICPQGAIMVRHYADFAPLGGTCQPMRGTTDIMWTIKFRNGVVKRFKFPIRTTPEGEADPALGKPDPDLSAVGDNRLFTQVADNVTPAVPEAVAWK
- a CDS encoding GTP-binding protein; translation: MSKQKFERRKPHLNIGTIGHIDHGKTTLTSAITRVLSTKGWAEWIPFDNIDRAPEEKQRGITIQLAHVEYETEKRHYAHVDCPGHADYIKNMITGAAQMDGAILVVAATDGPMPQTREHILLARQVNVPAIV